Genomic window (Streptomyces sp. NBC_01431):
TCGCGGGACATCAACTGGTTCACCCATTGAGGGTAGGCTTCTTTGAGGGTCAACTAACGCGCGATCAACAAAAGTTCAGCCTCATAGGGGAAGAAAATCGGCCGCCGGGCGCATGGCCCGTGTGACAGCTGGGTAAACTCCTCCGTCCTTCAGCCCGCTTCACCCCTCGGGCGCCAGGACCGCCGCCATCGAACGCTCAGGCCGCCACCGTGGCGAGCCCGTGGACGTCCCGCGCCGTGCCGGTCACCCCGTCCAGGAAACCCTGGGCGCGCGGCGAGGCGGTGTCCGTGAGCCACTGCGGATCGATGTCGCAGACCACGACCGAGACCCCGGTGCCCGCGAGCGCGAGGGGAAGCGTGTGGACGACGGTGGAGGGGAAGCTCACGACCGTACGGCCGATGGGCCCCCGGCGCGCGATGAGTTCGAGCGGCAGATCGGGGCGGACGATCTCCAGACCGGTGCGGGCGTGCAGGGTGCGCAGCTTCTCGGCGGACTCGCGGCGGTGGGCGAAGTAGCGGGTCACGCCGTGCGTACGAGCCAGCCGGGCGACCGCGGCGAGATAGCGCTCAGGGTCGACCACGCCGGTCTCCACCAGTGAAGTCCCCACCAGATCGGCCCCCTTGGTCAGCCGTGGGGGGCCGAAGTTCGCACGCGTCCAGCCGAAGGTGTGGGGGGTGACGGTGACACCGGCCGGCGCCTCTATGGGCATCGCGCTGAACACCTCGACGGCGCGGCGCGGCGCGGGCGTGAGCCGGCGGCGGGCCGCCGCGGATATGGGCGCGAACAGCACGTCGCGCGCGCCGGCCCGGCTGCCGCGCCGGTGCCAGCGCACCAGGCGTTCGCCACGGGCGAGTTGGGAGACGAACTCCATCGTGGCCGTGCCGTCGTCCACGACCACGAGTTCGTGGGCACGGGTGACGGTGAGCAGCAGTTGGACGTAGCGCGAGAACGGGTCGCCCATGACGATCCGCCGCGCGCGGCGCAGCATCGGGGCGAGCCCGCCGATCGTGTGGAGCGGGGCCGTGGGCCCGCCCCGGGCCTCCTCCCAGCGCACCTTCGTGCCCGCGTCGCGCGCGAGTTCCGCCATCCGGCGCAGCTGGCCGCGCGACATCGGGTCGGTGGGCGAGAGCACCACGACGGTCAGCCCGGACAGGTCCGGCGCCCCCGGGCGCTGCTGCGCCGGTACGCCGTCGAGCAGCGGGCCGGGCGAGTGGGCCCACTCCAGGACGTTGAGCAGCTGGACCGGGCTCTCCACGAAGGCGACGGTGGCGGAGGTGTCCCGAGGCACGGCGGGCCCGCCCCCTCAGACCGCGGCCGGAGCGCGGTCGGCGGCCTCCGCCTGGGCGACGACCCCGGCGACGCGGCGCAGCTTCTTCATCGGGGCGAGCTCGGACTCGTACACCTTCTTGACGCCGTCGCCGAGGGCGGCCTCGATGGTGCGGATGTCGCGGACCAGGCGGGTGAGGCCGCCGGGCTCGACGGAGGCGGCCTGGTCGGAGCCCCACATGGCGCGGTCGAGGGTGATGTGGCGCTCGACGAAGGCGGCGCCGAGCGCGACCGCGGCGAGGGTGGTCTGAAGTCCGGTCTCGTGGCCGCTGTAGCCGATCGGCACGTTGGGGTACTCGGCCATCAGGCTGTTGATCACGCGCAGGTTGAGCTCCTCGGCCTTGGCCGGGTAGGTCGAAGTGGCGTGGCACAGAAGGATGTTGTCGCTGCCGAGCACCTCGACCGCGTGCCGGATCTGCTTCGGCGTCGACATGCCGGTGGAGAGGATGACGGTGCGTCCCGTGGCGCGCAGGGCGCGCAGCAGCTCGTCGTCGGTGAGCGAGGCGGAGGCCACCTTGTGGGCCGGAACGTCGAACTTCTCCAGAAAGGCGACGGCCTCGATGTCCCACGGCGAGGCGAACCAGTCGATGCCGCGCCGCGTGCAGTGCGCGTCGATGGTGCGGTACTCGTCCTCGCCGAACTCCACCCGGTGGCGGTAGTCGATGTACGTCATCCGGCCCCACGGGGTGTCCCGCTCGATGTCCCACTGGTCGCGCGGGGTGCAGATCTCCGGGGTGCGCTTTTGGAACTTGACCGCGTCGCAGCCCGCGTCCGCGGCGGCGTCGACCAGCGCGAGCGCCTTGTCGAGGTCGCCGTTGTGGTTGATGCCGATCTCGCCGGTGATGTACACGGGCCGGCCCGGTCCCGCGGTGCGGCTGCCGAGGGTACGCAGACGGTTGCTCATGAGGGTGTTCCTTACCTAAGCGGGGGTGTGGTGGGGCTGGGGAAGGCGCTCGGTGTGCGGGGTGCGGTCGAGCTCGGGTCCGAGGAGCCAGGCGGCGATCTCGCGGACCGCTCCTTCGCCGCCGGGGGTACGGGTCACGGCGCGCGCGGCGGCGCGCACCGAGTCATGGGCGCTGCCGACGGCGACGGGCCAGCCGGCGAGCGCGAAACAGGGCAGGTCGTTGACGTCGTTGCCGGCGTAGAGCACGCGCTGCGGGTCGATGCCCTCGTCCTCGCACCACTGCTTGAGGGCGAGGTCCTTGCGGTCGATGCCGTGCAGCACGGGGATCTTGAGCTTGCGGGCGCGGGCGGCGACGACCGGGTTCTGCTCGGTGGACAGGATGAGCAGCTTGAGGCCGGCCCGGCGCAGGGCGGCGATGCCGAGGCCGTCGCCCCGGTGCACGGCGACGAGTTCGCGGCCCTCGGAGTCGATGAGGACCTTGTCGTCGGTCTGGGTGCCGTCGAAGTCGAGGACGACCGCGTCGATGTCGTCGCAGGTCGGGGTGGGCAGGCGGTCGAGGAGCGGGGCGAGCGCGCGGGCCCGTTCCAGGTCGTGCGGCTCGTCGATCTCCAGGACGCGGGCCGGGTCGGTGCGCACGAGCGCGGTCCGGCCGAAGAAGCGGTGCCGGTGCCTGCGGAAGC
Coding sequences:
- a CDS encoding N-acylneuraminate cytidylyltransferase — encoded protein: MPPTSSANTPAAASPRTPPAAPPKVLAVIPARGGSKGVPGKNLAPVGGVPLVVRAVLACRSARHVTDIVVSTDDPAIAAAARSAGADAVSRPAALSGDTATSEAAVLHALDAYPDTDVVLLVQCTSPFLTREDVEGVAAAVVEDGAETAVTVAPFHGFLWRESVENGVGDGQGMGHDKSFRPRRQDRPQDFLETGAAYAMDAEGFRRHRHRFFGRTALVRTDPARVLEIDEPHDLERARALAPLLDRLPTPTCDDIDAVVLDFDGTQTDDKVLIDSEGRELVAVHRGDGLGIAALRRAGLKLLILSTEQNPVVAARARKLKIPVLHGIDRKDLALKQWCEDEGIDPQRVLYAGNDVNDLPCFALAGWPVAVGSAHDSVRAAARAVTRTPGGEGAVREIAAWLLGPELDRTPHTERLPQPHHTPA
- a CDS encoding N-acetylneuraminate synthase family protein, with the translated sequence MSNRLRTLGSRTAGPGRPVYITGEIGINHNGDLDKALALVDAAADAGCDAVKFQKRTPEICTPRDQWDIERDTPWGRMTYIDYRHRVEFGEDEYRTIDAHCTRRGIDWFASPWDIEAVAFLEKFDVPAHKVASASLTDDELLRALRATGRTVILSTGMSTPKQIRHAVEVLGSDNILLCHATSTYPAKAEELNLRVINSLMAEYPNVPIGYSGHETGLQTTLAAVALGAAFVERHITLDRAMWGSDQAASVEPGGLTRLVRDIRTIEAALGDGVKKVYESELAPMKKLRRVAGVVAQAEAADRAPAAV